The Myxococcales bacterium genome includes the window ATAATCTTCGTCGGCGAGGATGATGAGGCTGATGTTGTCGGTGCTGCCGCCGTGGTAGGCGGCCCGCAACAAAAACTGGCCGAGGGTCGCGCTGTCCGGGCAATCGGCGACGATTTCGGCGAGGGGTCCGTCGGCCAGGCCGCCGGTCAAGCCGTCGCTGCAAAGCAGCAACGCGCCGCCGGGCGGCAATTGATGCCAGCCGGACGGCTCGGGGAACACGTCCGCTTCCAACTCGGCCCCGGAACCGACCGCCCGGGTCAGGGCGTGGGCGAAGGGGCTGCGGCTGGCTTCCTCGTCGGTCAGTTTGCCCAAGCGGACGGCTTCCTCGCGGAGGGAATGATCGCGGGTCAGGCGGCTCAATCGGCCGGGTTCCGGATCCCACAGATAGGCGCGGCTGTCGCCGACGTTGACGACCAAGAATTGACCGTCCTTTGCCAGCGCTGCCACCAGCGTGGTGCCCATGCCGCGCTTTTCCGGCTCGTCGAGGCCTTCCTGATACACGGCGCGATGCGCCTTTTCCACCGCGGACGCCAGGAGCTTGCGCAGGAATGTTTCGTCGGGCGCCCCCGTGGCCAGCCCGCTTTTCATCGTGGCCAGAAAAATTTGCGAAGCCAGTTGGCTGGCCCGATCGCCGGCGCGCATGCCGCCCATGCCGTCCAATACCGCCACCAGGTGCAACGGCCCGATTCCGGAATCGATCAAGCTGTTGATGACGGTGTCCTGATTGACCCGCCGCCGTCCTTGGTGGGTGACGCTGACGACTTTTGGATGCATCGGCCCTTCCGACAGGTGTATTTCGGTACCTTATGGGGTCCGGCTGTTCATTGCAAGTGGAAGCCGCGAGAAAATCGAATCGATGGCGGGGAAGAGGCGCGAAGGGCTTGACATTCTAAGGCTTTCACGGCTAAGGATAGAATGTCTTGCGAAGGATCCTTGGCGTAGCGATTCCCCCCCGTTGGCGTGGGGTTTGGGACGAGTGAACGTATCGTCGTTTTTTCATTTGTCTGCGGGCATAACTCAGTCGGTAGAGTGCGAGCTTCCCAAGCTCGGAGTCGCGGGTTCGAACCCCGTTGCCCGCTTTGGCAGGGATTTCCTGGGGGGCCTCGATCCGCGTGACGGATCGAGGCCTTCCGTGTAAATTGGAGCCGGATTGAGTGACCGTTTGATCCATTGCCCGATTTGCGGCCGGCTGTCGCGCTGGGAGGACGAGCCGCGAGGCCCGTTCTGTTCGGAGCGCTGCCGCTTGATTGATTTGGGCAACTGGGCAGGTGAAAATTATCGTTTGTCGGCGGATGACGGGGAGGATTCCACCGCGGTGAGCGCCGACCGGAAACAGGAAGATTGAACTCGATGGCCAAGACCGGAAAGATCCTGAAGCTGCTCTTCAAGATCCTCGGCTATACCCTCGGCGGTATCGTCGGTCTGGTCGTGCTGGTCCTGGTGGCGATCAACTTTTTGCTCGACACCGGGTTCTTTTCCCGCTTTGTTCTCGACCAGGCGCTGCCGCCCGTCGAAAAAGCGATTTGCGCCAACATCGAGGTCGATTCGCTTCGCCTGCGGCTGCTGCCGTTCCGCCTGGAGATCAAAGGCGCCCGCTACACCGATCCGGAGAACAAATATCCCTATCCGTTCGCCACGCTCGACCGTTTGTACGTCAAGGTCAAAACCTTGCCGCTGCTGGCGGGCCGCGTCGAAGTCAGCGATCTCAGCCTGGAAGGCGTCACCAATTACCTGCTGCTCGACAAAGGGCTGGCCAACCTGCCGCTTTGCCCCTCGGAACCCGAGCCCGAGGAACCGGAAAAAGAGAGCGAGGAGCCGTTCAAACTCGACCTGCCGATCAAGGTCGACCAATTGCACCTCGACGCGAAATTCCGGATGGACATCGCCTCCGAAACGCCCGAACCGACCGAGGAAAATCCCGAGCCGACGCCCTCCACGCCGCTGAACGCGACGGTCGGCGCGATCAATCTCGACGGCCGGGCCGATCTGCACACCGGCGACG containing:
- a CDS encoding SpoIIE family protein phosphatase, encoding MHPKVVSVTHQGRRRVNQDTVINSLIDSGIGPLHLVAVLDGMGGMRAGDRASQLASQIFLATMKSGLATGAPDETFLRKLLASAVEKAHRAVYQEGLDEPEKRGMGTTLVAALAKDGQFLVVNVGDSRAYLWDPEPGRLSRLTRDHSLREEAVRLGKLTDEEASRSPFAHALTRAVGSGAELEADVFPEPSGWHQLPPGGALLLCSDGLTGGLADGPLAEIVADCPDSATLGQFLLRAAYHGGSTDNISLIILADEDYHGPGKQPLPPPIEPDQPRPAPAAVPPTLPEVRSSIAPQPNRQLGTMLLILLLAAIAAVLLIHRFTNRASFAPPASTPPPVVTPANPDLPAIEVEIDTEQAPPTGEAAPLMPTPSPEGLPPAENPSTPAP
- a CDS encoding DNA gyrase inhibitor YacG, whose amino-acid sequence is MSDRLIHCPICGRLSRWEDEPRGPFCSERCRLIDLGNWAGENYRLSADDGEDSTAVSADRKQED